tatttttcaaatttgtcactTTATGTCAGCCATGTTTTTTTAGCCTCGCCCATATGTCAGATCccaatttcaacaattaactgagtcaactgtttgtgttattttttagaatagtcggtcatttttttaattatagtctGTGGGTAACATTGACAATAAACGTCGACTCGTAAACGCGTTCCGCGTACTCTCTTAAATACTAAATAGGTGAGAGCAAAGAACACAGATATAACACATTTATATAGGATAAGAATTTAAAACGTTGGcttttgagaaaattgaaataagttcataatgGCTAACATTGAATTTGTTGATCCTTTGCTAATCAAAGAAGAACCTATCGAAAATGAAGAACAATTAAATACCGAATTGACATTTCTAAATACCGAATTAacttgtgaaaaaatatttactaaaaaactaACTTTAATTGCACATCAAACAattcataccggagaaaaatcatttttttattgtgacgTGTGTGGTAAAAAATGTATCAAGAAATCGGATTTAGTTAGACATTATCGTATGCATACTGGCGAAAGACCTTTTCCTTgtgatatttgcaataaagcaTTTAAAGGAAAATCCGAATTAAATAGACATAGTCGTCTTCAtacaggagaaaaaccattttcgtgTGATATgtgtgaaaaaacatttaatgatAAACATTATTTAGCAACACATAGGCGAATTCACATTGAAGGAAAACCCTTTTTATGTGGTGTTTGCGGGAAATCATTTGATCGCCAATCACATTTAATTCAGCATGAACGagttcatactggagaaaaaccctTTTCATGTAATGTTTGTGGTAAAACATTTGCTgcgaaaaaaagtttaagctcacatgaacgaattcatacgggagaaaaaccttttttatgtgatatttgtaataaattatttgctcATAGACACTCTTTAGACAGGCATAAACGatctcatactggagaaaaaccattttcttgtgatgtttgtaataagaATTTTGGATATAAAAACGATTTAGTACGgcataaacgaattcacactggagaaaaaccttattcGTGTAACgtatgtaacaaaaattttaatcagaaaAGTACTTTAAATAGTCATAGGCGAATTCACTAAAAAATTACTCCACCTTATGAAGTAGAAGAAAAATGAGAGGTAGTTTATGTGAAAATACGTgacattgttttgaattttgaaattggttattcgttataatttttttgtattcatccaataataattaaagccattttttctattactattctttttattttatttaaaaatcacggatctagtaattatagtagggaTGTAGTATAAAGTCCTATTTTAGACGAGGGGGGTGTATCACTCGGGGGGAAGCaatgtg
The Chrysoperla carnea chromosome 4, inChrCarn1.1, whole genome shotgun sequence genome window above contains:
- the LOC123297957 gene encoding gastrula zinc finger protein XlCGF71.1-like is translated as MANIEFVDPLLIKEEPIENEEQLNTELTFLNTELTCEKIFTKKLTLIAHQTIHTGEKSFFYCDVCGKKCIKKSDLVRHYRMHTGERPFPCDICNKAFKGKSELNRHSRLHTGEKPFSCDMCEKTFNDKHYLATHRRIHIEGKPFLCGVCGKSFDRQSHLIQHERVHTGEKPFSCNVCDRHKRSHTGEKPFSCDVCNKNFGYKNDLVRHKRIHTGEKPYSCNVCNKNFNQKSTLNSHRRIH